Proteins from a genomic interval of Cydia amplana chromosome 8, ilCydAmpl1.1, whole genome shotgun sequence:
- the LOC134650104 gene encoding translocation protein SEC63 homolog: MGGQKFEYDESGSTFFYFVLSFLALILVPATFYYWPRKRKEDPAKQAERCQCPNCIKKQSIIEQSQPYKSLKNFLIKLAIISGWVLLAFLAYKVSQFDYEMSNFDPYEILGLPPGATQAEIKKSYRKQSLILHPDKETGDEKAFMKLTKAYQALTDDEARRNWEKYGNPDGPGAMSFGIALPSWIVEKENSVWVLGLYALVFMVALPTVVGTWWYRSIRYSGEQVLLDTTQMYFYFCHKTPSMPLKRALMILAASCEFDRRHNSEIIERITDNEEVPMLLRELPNLGEKNKEQPLCRPYSIKARALLHAHLSRLRLPSEALDADRRYIVGRCPDLIVEMVNCVNQLIALAYARRIPRLPTIETIENCMKLSPMIVQGLWEYKSPLLQLPYITEDHLKYFTSRKKHIKSLLQLAQLPGDERRQVMRFLNDKQYDDVIKVLGNMPYIHFQVNTEVIDDENSTVVTAGAIVTVTVFLRRTNMKELFGDCSIKEKSIEDDEEGNGDAKKGENDKTEENDKDKKEVSKRPVWMKQQAKRAPAKKGKKPAPAKQPAKPAPEPAPEVKETKEQKEQKEKEPKKREPKKKDDEEEDSSDESSAEDSESHDSASEESRKSSGEDDDQWDKFQKRLHKRERLEGRSRSSHPVHCPYYPQDKQEYWWCYICDRKSHTLLTAPAHVTALLHDTELQLRFTAPRWPQLYTLSACLRSDSYIGMDQQLDLKLDVKEAAAVPHEHPQWDLSDTDSDNQDQGGNESEFTTDDEVEEE; this comes from the exons aTGGGAGGCCAAAAATTTGAATATGATGAGAGTGGATCTACATTCTTTTATTTTGTGTTATCATTCCTCGCTTTAATATTAGTACCAGCGACGTTTTACTATTGGCCAAGGAAAAGAAAAGAAG ATCCAGCAAAACAAGCAGAAAGATGTCAATGTCCAAATTGTATAAAGAAACAGTCAATAATAGAGCAATCACAGCCTTACAAATCTTTAAAGAACTTCCTAATTAAACTCGCAATAATTTCGGGATGGGTGTTACTCGCATTTTTAGCATATAAGGTGTCACAGTTTGACTATGAAATGTCTAATTTTGATCCGTATGAAATACTGGGTTTGCCGCCTGGAGCAACTCAGGCTGAAATCAAGAAGTCTTATCGTAAGCAATCATTGATACTCCATCCGGATAAAGAGACGGGTGATGAGAAAGCTTTCATGAAGCTCACTAAAGCTTATCAG GCTCTAACAGACGACGAGGCGCGACGGAACTGGGAGAAGTATGGCAACCCGGACGGCCCCGGAGCCATGAGTTTTGGCATAGCCCTGCCCAGTTGGATTGTAGAGAAGGAGAACAGTGTGTGGGTGCTGGGACTCTACGCACTGGTTTTCATGGTTGCTTTGCCCACTGTT GTGGGTACCTGGTGGTACCGCTCCATCCGCTACTCCGGCGAGCAAGTCCTGCTCGACACCACACAAATGTACTTCTACTTCTGTCACAAAACTCCCTCTATGCCCCTAAAGAGGGCGCTGATGATTCTCGCGGCGTCCTGCGAGTTTGACAGGAGACACAACTCGGAGATTATAGAGAGAATCACAGACAATGAGGAAGTGCCTATG CTTCTCCGTGAGCTCCCAAACCTGGGGGAGAAGAACAAAGAGCAACCTCTCTGCCGCCCCTACAGCATCAAGGCGAGGGCCTTACTCCACGCCCACCTGTCCCGTCTCCGTCTGCCGAGCGAAGCCCTGGACGCCGACAGGCGATATATCGTGGGCCGCTGCCCTGATCTGATTGTGGAGATGGTCAACTGCGTTAATCAGCTCATAGCGCTTGCTTACGCCAGGAGAA TACCCCGCCTACCGACCATAGAAACCATCGAAAACTGCATGAAACTCTCCCCCATGATAGTCCAAGGCCTCTGGGAGTATAAATCCCCCCTCCTCCAGCTGCCATACATCACGGAAGACCATCTGAAGTACTTCACGAGTAGGAAGAAACACATCAAGTCGCTGCTACAGTTGGCACAGTTGCCAGGAGACGAGAGGCGGCAAGTGATGAGGTTTTTGAACGACAAGCAGTATGATGACGTCATTAAAGTGCTGGGTAACATGCCCTATATACACTTCCAGGTTAATACTGAAG TGATCGACGATGAAAATTCAACAGTTGTGACAGCGGGCGCCATCGTTACTGTCACAGTTTTCCTGAGACGAACCAACATGAAGGAGCTATTCGGCGATTGCAGCATCAAGGAGAAAAGTATCGA AGACGACGAGGAAGGCAACGGTGATGCGAAAAAGGGAGAGAACGACAAAACCGAAGAAAATGACAAGGACAAAAAGGAGGTTTCGAAGAGGCCCGTGTGGATGAAACAG CAGGCCAAGCGAGCGCCGGCCAAGAAGGGCAAAAAGCCAGCGCCGGCCAAGCAGCCAGCCAAGCCCGCACCTGAACCAGCGCCGGAAGTCAAGGAGACCAAGGAGCAGAAAGAACAGAAGGAGAAGGAACCTAAGAAGAGGGAGCCAAAGAAGAAAGATGATGAAG AGGAAGATTCGTCAGACGAATCCAGCGCCGAGGACTCGGAGTCCCACGACTCTGCGTCCGAGGAGTCCCGCAAGTCCTCAGGCGAGGACGACGACCAGTGGGACAAGTTCCAGAAGCGGCTCCACAAGCGCGAGCGGCTCGAGGGCCGCTCCCGCTCCTCGCACCCTGTGCACTGCCCTTACTACCCACAG GACAAGCAGGAGTACTGGTGGTGCTACATCTGCGACCGCAAGTCGCACACGCTGCTCACTGCGCCGGCGCACGTGACGGCGCTGCTGCACGACACGGAGCTGCAGCTGCGGTTCACCGCGCCGCGGTGGCCGCAGCTTTATACGCTGAGCGCGTGTCTCCGCTCAG ACTCGTATATCGGCATGGACCAGCAGCTGGACCTGAAGCTGGACGTGAAGGAGGCAGCCGCCGTCCCGCACGAGCACCCGCAGTGGGACCTGTCCGACACCGACTCCGACAACCAGGACCAG GGTGGAAACGAGAGCGAGTTCACGACAGACGACGAGGTGGAGGAGGAGTAG
- the LOC134650153 gene encoding iron-sulfur cluster assembly 1 homolog, mitochondrial, whose amino-acid sequence MATKTIASATVRAVKKRLLPSRAALVLTPSAVSKIKEIMAKEEAKGFIGLKVGVRQRGCNGLSYTLDYAKTKEKLDEEVKQDGVTIIIDKKAQLTLLGTEMDFVENKLSAEFVFNNPNIKGTCGCGESFSI is encoded by the exons ATGGCGACCAAAACTATTGCAAGTGCGACTGTGAGGGCTGTGAAAAAGCGATTGCTGCCTTCTCGTGCTGCTCTGGTGCTTACTCCCTCGGCAGTAAGCAAGATCAAGGAAATAATGGCTAAAGAAGAGGCTAAGGGATTCATCGGGCTGAAAGTGGGTGTCCGGCAGAGAGGCTGCAACGGTCTCTCCTACACACTGGATTATGCTAAGACCAAAGAGAAATTAGATGAAGAAGTTAAACAGGACGGAGTCACGATTATTATAGATAAGAAGGCACAGTTAACATTATTAG gaACTGAAATGGACTTTGTAGAGAATAAATTATCAGCCGAGTTTGTGTTTAACAACCCAAACATCAAGGGCACCTGCGGATGCGGAGAATCCTTTagtatatag